The nucleotide window AGAATGGTTATTATTTCCTCAGATACCTGATGTGGAATTTTGCCGGAAGGCAGAATGACCTGGAAGGAAATATGGAAAACACCAACGGCAATTGGATTTCCGGCATCTCTTTTATTGATGATGCCCGCCTGGGAGACCAGTCCAGGTTACCGGCAAAATTTAAAAATGACAGTACCGTGGCTTTTTATTTCCTGCCGCTTATCCTGGCTATCATAGGATTTTTCTTTCATCTGAACCGTGATTTCGGCCGCTTTTATGCACTGCTGTCATTATTTGTATTAACAAGTGTCGGAATTATATTTTATACCGGCGTAAAACCTTTCGAACCAAGAGAGCGTGATTACGCTATGGTGGGATCGTTCTATGCCCTGGCAATTTGGATTGGTTTGGGAGCTGCTGCTATCCTGTGGTATCTGCAGTCCAAAGTAAAATCCAATGCAGCCAACATTGTAGTGGGAATCCTGCTTCTTGGTATTCCGTTTATGATGGGCTTCCAGAATTATGTGCCACATGACAGAAGTGAGCGCTATTCTGCGTATGACTATGCTCATTCCGTCCTGAAATCACTGCCTAAAAACAATATCCTGTTTGTTTATGGTGATAATGATACTTACCCTGTATGGGGTCTGCAGGAAACAGAAGGCTTCCGCGACGATGTAAAGGTGGTTAATTTCACCCTGCTTTCAACTCCGTGGAATATTGACCAGGTAAAGCGCCGTACCTATAATTCCAGCCCGGTTCCCGGCACACTGAAGCATGACGACTACCGCGACGGCACCAATGACCAGATTGTGGTGTTTGATGCCGAAAATCTGCAGGGTTTCATTCAGAACCAGATACAGAACGGTGCACCTGAAAGTATATTCGCACCATTTACCAAATACATCGCTCAGGATTCGATGACCGTAAAGGAAGCTGTAGAATTTATTAAAATGAAAAGCCCTGAAAAAGATGAAATGCTGAAAATGCTTTTCGGTCAGGAAAAATATGAGAAATTCAACTTTATCCCTGTTTCCCGTTTCGTGATTCCTGTAAATAAAGCAAATGCGGTGAAATCCGGTGCTATAAAAGCTTCAGATTTGCCCTCAGCAGTGGATCATATCACGGTTGAATACAGACGCGGTACGATGTTCAAGAACAACCTTATCTTACTGGATATCCTAGCCAACTTCGACTGGAACCGTACGATTAACTTCTCCAACGGAGGTGTATATGACAGCGAGAATATATTTTATCTGGACGATTATCTGCAATATGACGGATTCAGTTACCGTCTGGTTCCAATTAAAACTTCGGCCAGAGAAGATGGTGAAATGGGCCGTGTGGATCCCGAATCGCTTTATAATGTGGTGAAGAATTTCAGATGGGGTAATTTCAAAGATTTAGATGTTCATTTTGATCAGACCTCTACTTCAAATATCATGAGCTACCGAAATTCTGCCGGCAGGGCTGCTGAAGCGCTGGCACTATCGGGCCAGAAACAGAAAGCGCTGGAAATCCTGGATCTGGTATCCCGCGAAATCCCGGTTTCCAAATACAGTGATCCGCGTTCACTGAGCTCCATTGCCTATGCCTATATCGTAGCAGGTGAGGAGCAAAAAGGACTTAAGTTGGCAGAGCAGCTGAAAAAGGGAATCTTTGAGGAATATGATTATTATAACAGTCTGACTCCGGCGCAGCAAAAATTTGTAGGACGGCAGATGCGTACCAACACGATGGAATATTCCATGGTTGTAGCCGCGGTGAGCGATGCTTATAACAAGACCGGAAAACCGGATAAAGGGTATGCTTATTTGGTAAAATCTCTTGAACCTGTGGACAAGCGCTTTAACAGCTTCATCAAAAACCTGGAGCAGATGGGCAGGGAAAAAGCCTACCGTGAAAGTTCCAAGATTCAGCGGATTACGCCGTTTTACAGTTATCTTTTTGATGTGATGAAGCCCTACGATTCAACCTATGCAAGCGAAAAGGAGGACCAAATCACCAGAGCAATGATGAGGGTCACCCAATAATTACCCTTACAATTAATCACAGGCGGACTTCAGTCCGCTTTTTTATTGGCTATATTTGTATTTAAATCTTTTGTAAAACCTGTATGAAATACTGTGCCTTCCTGCGCGGAGTGAATGTAAACGGGACTTCCATGAAAATGGCAGAAGTTTGCAGCGTGTTTGAATCAGTTGGAATGGAGCAGGTAACATCTGTACTTGCTTCCGGTAACATTCTTTTTTTATCAGAAAAGAATCCTGAAATAATTAAAGCAGAACTTGAAAAAGCCATGTCCGCTCATTTCAATTATGAAGCTTATGTGTTTCTGCGGAATGAGAATGAAATTGCGGACATGATTTCCCAAAATCCTTTTGAAGCTGACGCCGATTTTCACACCTATATTTTTGTGGTACAGGCTGACATCGAAAAAGAATTGCTCGATATCTTCAATAAATCGTCAAAAAGTAAAGATGAAAAAGGGCAGGTGGTAAACAGCACATTCTATTGGCAGGTATCTAAAGGGAATACTCTGGAAAGTCAGTTTGGAAAGGTATTGGGCCGGAAATCGCTGAAAGATAAACTGACCAGCCGCAATGTGAACACTTTTGTTAAGATTTCAAACAAATTCAAATAAATTATAGGAACTGAAACATTGTAAAGCCTTACTACAGACTCAATTTTAGTATTTTTAACCCTTATCAATTATTACCTTATAAGTCTATCAAAATGATTCAACATCTAAATAACATCCATCATTCAGACTCCACCAACTTTTTCCTGATCGCAGGTCCCTGTATTATTGAAGGCGAAGACATGGCACTCAGGATTGCCGAGAAAGTGATTACCATTACCGATAAATATAAGATTCCTTACATCTTCAAAGGGAGCTTTAAGAAAGCCAACCGCAGCCGGGTAGACAGTTTTACGACCATTGGCGAAGAAAAATCCCTTGAAATTCTGAGAAAAGTGGGGGAAACTTTCAATATTCCAACAACTACCGACATTCATGAGAACGATCATGCAGCGCTGGCGGCGCAGTACGTAGATGTTCTCCAGATTCCGGCATTCCTGGTAAGGCAAACGGATCTGTTGGTTGCGGCGGCTAAAACCGGTAAATGTGTGACGCTGAAAAAAGGGCAGTTCCTTTCGCCCGAAGCCATGAAGTTTGCCGTAGAGAAAGTTACTGATTCCGGGAACACGAAAACAGCGATTATTGAAAGAGGAAACTCCTTTGGATATTCAGACCTGGTGGTAGACTTCCGCGGAATCCCGACCATGCAGCAATATGCACCCGTGATCCTGGATGTCACACACTCTCTTCAGCAGCCTAATCAAAGTTCCGGCGTTACAGGAGGCCGACCGGAACTCATTGAAACCATAGCAAAGGCTGGAATCGCTGTGGGGGCCGACGGTCTTTTCATCGAAACTCATCCAGACCCGAGTTGTGCAATGTCAGACGGTGCCAATATGCTAAAACTGGACCGACTGGATGATCTGCTGCAAAAACTGACGCGCATACGCGAAGCTATCCTGTAATTCAGTTAATTTTTATAAATTTAGTTCCTAAAATTCGCGACTTGAGAAGACAGATTTTCCTTGCAGCCTCCATCCTGCCTCTAATGTTTTATTCCCAAAAGGAAGATACCTTACGTACACAGACCATTGAAGAAGTGGTTTTCCAGAGAAAAGGAAATGTAACCCAGGATGTTACCAATGTAAGCGTCAATGCCAGACAGGCTGGCCAGATTGCTTCTGTTTCGGGTGGTATTGAAGGGCTGATTAAAACACTGCCGTCCGTAAACTCTAATACGGAGCTTTCTTCACAGTATATGGTCCGTGGCGGCAACTATGATGAAAACCTGATCTACATTAACGATATCGAGATTTACAGACCTTTCCTCATCCGCAATTCCATGCAGGAAGGGATGAGCATCATCAATCCGGATATGGTTTCCACGGTGAATTTTTCAGCCGGTGGATTTGAAGCCAAGTACGGCGATAAGATGTCATCGGCCCTTAATATCTATTACCGTGAGCCGGAAAAATTTGAAGTATCCGGTGAAGCCAGCATGATAGGAGGGAGGCTTTCAACAGGTTTTGCGACAGGAAACAAAAAACTGACGGCCCTGGTTTCCGGACGGTACAGAAATACCAATCTTATATTAAACACACTGAATGAAGAAACGGACTTCAATCCGAGATATATGGACTTCCAGTCCTATCTGAATTATCATGTGAGTCCAAAATTTTCCATGTCGTTTATCGGTTATTATTCGCAAAACGATTATGAAATGATTCCGAAGGCCAAGGAAGTTGAGTTTGGCAGCGTGAACCAACCTATAAAAGTAAGTGTTTTCTATAACGGCCGCGAGGACGACAGATACAAAAACATGATGGGAACTTTTTCCCTGAACTACAGACCTAATGATAAATGGAGAATCCTTCTGGATAATTTTGCTTATCAGAACCGTGAGCGCGAGTATTACAGTATCGCCTCCGCTTATGTGCTTGAAAGTTTTGATCCCGTAACAGGTGATCCCGTAACCTCGTACGATGTGGGCGGACAGATAGACCATGCGCGGAATGACCTGATGGTCAGAACCTATGGAACACAGTTGCGGACACGATTTTCGCCTAATGTAAACTCCAATATTGAAGTCGGTTTTAAATTTGAAAAAGAAAATCTGCGGGACCTGACCAACGAGTGGCGATTGGTGGATTCTTTGGGTTACAGTGTACCGCGTGATCAGGTTTTGCCGGGCGTACTGGATCCATCGTCCATGGAACTTTATTACCATATTGCCGGTGATAATAGTATAGAACCTACCCGGATGTCAGCTTATGCACAGTATTCCAACAAGTTTTACTGGGGCCGGAGCCGTGCCTATTTTAATGCCGGAGCGAGGGTAGCCAACTGGTCTTTCAATAAGGAAACCATTTTCTCACCACGCGCGCAGTTTGCCATTAAGCCCGACTGGAAGTCGGATATGCTTTTCCGGGTTGCCGGCGGAATTTACTACCAGCAGCCTTTTTATAAGGAAATTAAAGATCTGGACGGCAGTTTTAACTTCGAAATCAAATCGCAGCGCTCGATGCAGCTAATTGTTGGTAACGATTACGAATTCTCCATGTACGACCGGCCTTTCAAACTTACCACCGAGCTTTATTATAAGAAGATGGACGACCTGATACCGTATTTTATGGACAACGTGCGGATCCGTTATTCAGGGAAAAACAATGCCGAAGGGTATGCCTATGGAATTGATACCCGGCTTTTCGGCGAGTTTGTTCCGGGAGTAGATTCGTGGCTGTCTGCAAGTTATGCCCGTACTTTTGAAAACATAGACAGCAGGGGAGACATTGCCCGTGCCACAGACCAAAGGTTCCGTTTTGCCATTTTCTACCAGGATTATATGCCTAAATTTCCAAAAATGCGGGTCAATCTGACCGGTATTTACGCTATGGGACTGCCTACAGGCGCACCCATCATGTTTGACAGTAACGGACAGCCCAGCCTGGAAACCCGGTACGACTATCAGAAAACATTGCCGTCATACAAAAGGGTGGATATTGGCCTTTCCTATGTATTTATTGATCCTAAGGAAAAGAACAAAGCCTGGGGCTTCTGGGAAAATTTTGAAGAGCTCACCTTGGGCGTTCAGGTTTTCAATGCTTTTAATATTTACAACACGGTGGCTAACCAATGGGTTACAGACGTCAGCAATAACTATATTTATCCGGTTCCGGTAAATCTTACAGGCCGTTTCTTCAATGCAAAGCTGGAATTCAGGATAAAATAATTTCGCTGATGCCCAGGATTGAACTCAGCACCGAAATCAGATCTTCAATAGAAATATGCTTTGATCTTTCGCGGAGTGTGGATCTTCATAAACTCTCAACAGCGAAAACGAACGAAGAAGCTGTTGCCGGAAAAACCAGCGGACTGATGAATCTGAATGAGACCGTTAGCTGGAGAGCCACCCATTTTTTTATCCGTCAGGAGCTGACTACAAAAATTACGGCTTTGGATCATCCTGTATATTTTGTTGATGAGCAGCTAAAAGGAATATTCAGATCGCTCAGACATCAGCATAAATTTGCTCAGGACGGTGAAAAAACTACTATGACCGATATTTTTGATTTTGAGTCGCCGGGTGGGATTCTTGGTCAATTATTTAACAGGCTTATACTCACAAGTTATATTCGGAAATTCCTGATCGAAAGAAATCAGATTATAAAAGAATTTGCAGAATCAGATCGCTGGAAAGAGGTGTTGGATGGAAAGATCTATAAGTAGATAGAATTTCAGATTTACTCAGGAGAAAAACTGCGGGTTATGATACAGCGAATGCACGCAATTTAACATAATATAAATTATAGGCGTTTCTGTTGTATATATGCTGCTGATTTAAATTGTGCTTTATTAATACTGAATCAGCTTTAATATCATTTATCACAGCTATGCTGAAACACATTCAAAAAAGGAACAGTTTCAGTCATTCTTCTATTCATACTTTTACAGAGCTCTGCTATTTTTTATATTTTAGCTTTTATTTTTAGAATTATGAAGAAATCAATTTTAGTGTTAGGCATGATAGCCGTAACAATGTCCTGCGGGAAAAAAACTGAAAACACGATTAATGACGTTTCCAACCGCGATTCCCTGGCGGTAAATGAAAGTGATATTCAGATCGATGCCATTCCGGAAAACTGCTATATGGAAGCTACCGGTAAAGATTCACTTTTTGTACGCCTTAGCGACAATTTGGGTACAGTTACGGGAAAGATGCATTATAAAAATTTCGAAAAGGACAGTTCATTTGGCGACCTCGTGGGCATGGCAGATGGCGATACCCTAAAACTTGAATATACCTTCCAGGCCGAAGGAACCACTTCAACCCGTGAAATATGGTTTCTGAGAAAAGATGGCAGTCTTATAGAAGGCATTGGCGACTATAACGAAACGGGTGAACAATACAAGGATACTAAACTTCTCAAATTTACCGGCGGCCATACCCTGAAAGCGGCAGACTGCAAAGGTTTTGATAAAAATTTAAAATAGCAGCTGTAAGTTGTCAGCAACTGTCGTTTAAATTATTTTTTTTTAAATCCGCGACCACAAAGTTACTTAAGCAGATTGGAGCTGCTCCCCTATTTGTATCTGCATTTACAGCGCTGTTTTTTTTAATAAATCACCATTTAACCCTGTTTTTTTAGGTCTGATATTTGTATAAAAACAGAAATCAAACATAAAAAATCAACATTATGAAAAAGACAACCGATGCCGGCAACGGTCAGGGAGCACGTAAGGTAGAAGCAAAATCCTCAGCTGCCGAGGGACTGAAGGAATTATTCAAAGACGGTTTGAAAGATATTGTTTATGCCGAGAGGGCATTGCTGAAAGCCCTTCCAAAAATGATGAATAACGCAACAGAACCTAAACTGAAATCTGCCATTGAAGATCATATTACGGTCACTGAAGGACAGGTACAGAGACTGGAGCAAATCTTTGAAATCCTAGGCGAATCCAGCAGAGGAAAGAAATGTGAAGCGATTGAAGGATTAATAAAGGAAGGTGAAAGCATAATGGAAGAAACAGAAGTCGGACCTGTAAGAGATGCCGGCATCATCGCTGCTTCGCAGAAAATTGAACATTACGAAATTGCATCATACGGAACCCTGGCGGCGTTTGCCAATACTTTGGGCGAAAGTGAGATTGTAACTCTGCTGGAGGCAACTCTGGCTGAGGAAAAGGAAGCTGATTCCTTACTAACAGAATCTGCATACAATTCAATAAATTTCGAAGCCGCAGAAGAAGATACAAAGTAAAAGGAGGGCTGCAATCTGCAGCCTTTTTTAATGTGATCTTACTACAAAGATTTTATTATGAAATTAATAAACTACAGGAAAATTTCGGTGATAATGGCGGTAGTGGCACTGTCACTTTTAAGTTGCGAAGAACAGAAAATTGTGACTCCTGCTGAACTTCCCGAACAGATAAACACATGGCTTTCCACAAAATTTCCGGGAGCTACTGTTGCGCAGGCCTCAACCGAACGTGACGGGTTCAGTAAAAATTATGAGGTCACACTTTCTGACGGCACCAATGTGGAATTTAACGGTAAAGGTGAAGTTACGGATGTGAAGAGCACAAAATCATTACCCGCCGGAATAGTTCCTGATAAGATAATTCAGTATGTGACTAAAAACTATCCCGGCAGTACCATTATTAGCTGGGAGTCAGACGGTAATGGGCAGCAAGCCCAACTGGATAACAGTATTAAACTGGAATTCAATAAAGCAGGCGATTTTACGCGTATAGATCAGTAACTTAATACACTTAATAGCAATTGCCCAAAACCACCGCGTTCAGGTGGTTTTATTATATATAAGCGCTCCCTTTCAGTAACTGCCGCACACTGAACGTGTTGCAGACATCACTCATCAGAACTGTGGTACAAAGCGTTTTGGAATAATAAGCAGCGGTAAACCTACTTTTGAGGCATGGCGCGCCGCATAGCTTCCAAATATGAACCTATCCAGGAAGCCGTGGTTTTCATGACCCATTACCAGCATATCAATTTTTTCCTTTTTCAGCAGTTCCAATCCACTATCTATATTATCTGCTTTTATTGACTTGAATGTAAACCTGCCATCAAAATCCTTTGTGAAGTTTTTCTGCCTGTTACTGTATTCCCGGGAATCAATAACCTCTACAAAATTAGGAATATGGGCCACCAGCAGCTCCGCATTAAAATAACCCGCAAATTTTGCCAGACTCTGAGCGGTTAGCTTATCCTCTGCACTCATCTCAGAAGAATAGGCAATTCTGCTCGGAACTTCAAATGTTTTGTCAAAGGGTATAATAAGCAGCGGCAGCTTTGTACGCTTAATCATTTCCTGGGTATTGCTTCCAAATACCAAACGGTCCAGTTTTCCTGCACCCGTCATTCCCATTACCACCATTGGCACAACCTTAGCTTCCGCAGTTTTCTGCACTATGGTAGAAACATCACCGAAATCACAGCTAGTGCTGATTTCTGGACGGTAAACGCCAGGGAAATTTAATAATATTTCAGCTGCCTTATTTTGAAGCTCACCTGTAAGTTTCTGCAGTCTGGAAATACAGACCTCCCGCAACTCGGGGAAATTTTTTACAGCCATAGAGATTCCGCCTAAGGAAGGATCCGGTCCTTCGGGACGCAGCGCATGGCAAAGATGAATATTTGCATTCAGCCTCAACGCCAGCTGTAAAGCGTAAAACGCCGCGTTTTCTGAAGGCGCTGAAAAATCGGTGGGGATGATTATGGTTTTCATGGTCGGATGATTAGCAGTTTAAGTGCGATTTCCTACCAAATTTAGCAAATCCGTTGATGATGTCCTAATTCCACTTCATGATATATGCTGCCTTCTGTATAGTAAATAAACATTTGTACTGAATACTGGCGTGTTGCCTTATTAAATACCAAAAAGTATAGTTACGTCCATTTTGACCTCACATTATCAATCCGTTAAGTTCATAAAAAATCATAAATAAGTATTATTCTGTTCCCGTCGGTCCTGCTTTTGCATCCGGTTATCCAATCACAAAAAATTTGAACTATGTTAGCAATGAACTTTCGCGGGCCTTTCCGTGTGCGCGCAGACCGCAACATGCCCGAACCCCGGATTGAACATCCCGAAGACGCAATCGTAAAAGTACTGAGATCCTGTATCTGCGGCTCCGACCTGCATCTGTACCATGGTTTGGTACCGGATACCAGAACCGGCTCCACCTTTGGACATGAATTCATCGGCGAAGTTGTGGAAGTTGGTCCGTCCGTGCAAAAACTTAAGGTGGGCGACCGTGTCATGGTCCCATTTAATATCGCTTGCGGAAAATGTGCCTTTTGCAAACAGGAACTGTATGGGAACTGTCACGAATCGAATCCCATGGCTACGGCAGTTGGTGGAATCTTTGGCTATTCCCATACTGCTGGTGGCTTTCAGGGCGGTCAGGCCGAATATGCCCGCGTACCGTATGCAGACGTAGGACCAACTGTTATACCGGACTGGATGGATCCGGATGATGCCGTACTTCTTACAGACGTGGTACCCACAGGTTATCAGGCCGCCGAGATGGCGGGCATACAGAAAGGCGATACTGTGGTCGTTTTTGGTGCAGGTCCTATAGGCATTATGGCTGCCAAATGTGCCTGGCTGTTTGGTGCCGGAAGAGTGATCATTATTGATGAACTTGAATACAGGCTGGAATTCGCGGCTAAATATGCGCAGTGTGAAGCGTACAACTTTCACAGCATCGGCGACCCTGTTGTTTTCATTAAAACGCAAACAGACTCCCTGGGAGCAGATGTTTGTATTGATGCCGTAGGTTGCGAGGCCAAAGGAAATATGATGAATACCCTGTTGGGAATGAAACTTCTTCTGCAGGGCGGCTCTACCACTGCCCTGCATTGGGCGATCAATTCAGTAAAGAAAAGCGGTATCGTTTCGATCGTAGGTGTTTACGGTCCAATTGATGCACTGGTACCAATTGGTAATGTGGTCAATAAAGGTATCACTATACGGGCCAACCAGGCTGCGGTGAAAAGAAATTTACCTAAACTGATAGAGCATGTGCGCAACGGAATTCTGAATCCAAAGGAGATTATTACGCACCGGATTCCAATGGAAGAAGTAGCGGATGCCTACCATATATTTTCGCGGAAGCTGGACGGGTGTATCAAGACCGTCCTTATCCCTCCTACAGCGTAAGATTTCAGTTTAACCTAAAAAAAATTACAAAATGCTTACAGACGAAACAAAGCCAGCAGACTTTAAGAAAAGTGAAGCGGCAGATTATAGCCATATAAAAGGTTGGGGAATTGACGCTGATCCTGAAAACGATCCTGTTTACCCGATGAAGAACCGGAATAATGCAGAACATGAAGGTTACGCCTGGAAAAGACCGGCCCAGCAGAATGATAATGTTGAGATTTTGAAATCTGTGGAACGGCCGAATCTGACTGCTGTTTTCGGTACGGCTTCTCCACCGGAAGGTCTGAATGGTAAACTGAGGAGATTTGCCTTTAAATACAGCGAGTCCAGCTACGGACGATGGTTACCCCTGGTGCTGGCTGACCGTGTGGGTGAAGTTGAGGGTATAATTGATGATTTGAAAAAAGGTCATGTACCTAATATTTTTGCAGAACGTGGTTGGGGTTCAGAATGGAAACACAACAGAACCAATTTCCTGCTGAAAGTGGCTGCAGTAGCTGCTGTTGCTGTGGTAGCGGTATCGGTACTGTCCAGCAATAAAGAGAATGGTGACAATGATGATGGCCTTTAACAAAATTATCATGTTTAGATTTAAAAGTCACTTTTAATCAAAACCAAAAAATCCCGGAAGAAACTCCGGGATTTTTTTGGTTAAAAGGATTTTCAGTGTAGTCCTTCTTCCAGAATTTCTTTTTGCTGATATTCCTGTACAAGGTCAATCGCGTTGGATATTACATCGCTTAAGGCTGTAATGAAGGTGCCTTCCTCTGCCAAACTCATGGCATGCTTCAGCGCCTCAATTTCTTTAGGAATGATTTCAAAACTTGGGTTCTTTCCTGCAGATTGTATTCCGTCTATTACCAGACCGCAGATTTCTTCCTCTGTACGTCCGCGAAGATGTTTCTCATTTCGGATAATGATATGGTCAAACATCCTGCCGGCAATCTTCCCGCACTCCCGTATATCTTCATCACGCCTGTCGCCCACTCCCGAAATGATTCCGATTTTTTTAGGGCTGTCCAC belongs to Chryseobacterium sp. and includes:
- a CDS encoding DUF2723 domain-containing protein is translated as MKNWTFKKWNTVLGWVIFGIAFLTYLSTVEPNLSFWDAGEYIASAVKLEVTHAPGAALFQLVGAVAGLFAFGNGANYSIIINSMSALFSAFTILFLFWTITHLVRRLLNKDFEEVTVHEEISILFAGAIGALCFTFSDTFWFSAVEGEVYSMASMFIALIVWLITKWENEYDQTDSQRWIILIFFVVGLSVGVHMMAMLAIPSVCLIYYARNYEFTWKNFAVANVLTLIVLILVFKIVFPVIMTMFGKLEIFFVNGLGLPFHSGTIAAFILMTALCYFLLNYSGKSGNRLLQTASLSLVFMIIGFSCWLVIPIRANANPPMNLNNPDTAIGMLDYYNREQYGDWPTFYGQNYTASLDANGILKNEDGSFKSKKTGDIYEKDEQSGSYRIVGERFNYVYSPNHVGFMPRMFNDDKNVMANYISMYGAPDFSFNYDNPDIADSPEARKIFDELRAKYEDGSISVSDYLEVRPYNLINVQKPSLAQNLDYFFSFQNGYYFLRYLMWNFAGRQNDLEGNMENTNGNWISGISFIDDARLGDQSRLPAKFKNDSTVAFYFLPLILAIIGFFFHLNRDFGRFYALLSLFVLTSVGIIFYTGVKPFEPRERDYAMVGSFYALAIWIGLGAAAILWYLQSKVKSNAANIVVGILLLGIPFMMGFQNYVPHDRSERYSAYDYAHSVLKSLPKNNILFVYGDNDTYPVWGLQETEGFRDDVKVVNFTLLSTPWNIDQVKRRTYNSSPVPGTLKHDDYRDGTNDQIVVFDAENLQGFIQNQIQNGAPESIFAPFTKYIAQDSMTVKEAVEFIKMKSPEKDEMLKMLFGQEKYEKFNFIPVSRFVIPVNKANAVKSGAIKASDLPSAVDHITVEYRRGTMFKNNLILLDILANFDWNRTINFSNGGVYDSENIFYLDDYLQYDGFSYRLVPIKTSAREDGEMGRVDPESLYNVVKNFRWGNFKDLDVHFDQTSTSNIMSYRNSAGRAAEALALSGQKQKALEILDLVSREIPVSKYSDPRSLSSIAYAYIVAGEEQKGLKLAEQLKKGIFEEYDYYNSLTPAQQKFVGRQMRTNTMEYSMVVAAVSDAYNKTGKPDKGYAYLVKSLEPVDKRFNSFIKNLEQMGREKAYRESSKIQRITPFYSYLFDVMKPYDSTYASEKEDQITRAMMRVTQ
- a CDS encoding zinc-dependent alcohol dehydrogenase; its protein translation is MLAMNFRGPFRVRADRNMPEPRIEHPEDAIVKVLRSCICGSDLHLYHGLVPDTRTGSTFGHEFIGEVVEVGPSVQKLKVGDRVMVPFNIACGKCAFCKQELYGNCHESNPMATAVGGIFGYSHTAGGFQGGQAEYARVPYADVGPTVIPDWMDPDDAVLLTDVVPTGYQAAEMAGIQKGDTVVVFGAGPIGIMAAKCAWLFGAGRVIIIDELEYRLEFAAKYAQCEAYNFHSIGDPVVFIKTQTDSLGADVCIDAVGCEAKGNMMNTLLGMKLLLQGGSTTALHWAINSVKKSGIVSIVGVYGPIDALVPIGNVVNKGITIRANQAAVKRNLPKLIEHVRNGILNPKEIITHRIPMEEVADAYHIFSRKLDGCIKTVLIPPTA
- a CDS encoding SRPBCC family protein, translated to MPRIELSTEIRSSIEICFDLSRSVDLHKLSTAKTNEEAVAGKTSGLMNLNETVSWRATHFFIRQELTTKITALDHPVYFVDEQLKGIFRSLRHQHKFAQDGEKTTMTDIFDFESPGGILGQLFNRLILTSYIRKFLIERNQIIKEFAESDRWKEVLDGKIYK
- a CDS encoding DUF1697 domain-containing protein, which translates into the protein MKYCAFLRGVNVNGTSMKMAEVCSVFESVGMEQVTSVLASGNILFLSEKNPEIIKAELEKAMSAHFNYEAYVFLRNENEIADMISQNPFEADADFHTYIFVVQADIEKELLDIFNKSSKSKDEKGQVVNSTFYWQVSKGNTLESQFGKVLGRKSLKDKLTSRNVNTFVKISNKFK
- a CDS encoding TonB-dependent receptor plug domain-containing protein, whose product is MFYSQKEDTLRTQTIEEVVFQRKGNVTQDVTNVSVNARQAGQIASVSGGIEGLIKTLPSVNSNTELSSQYMVRGGNYDENLIYINDIEIYRPFLIRNSMQEGMSIINPDMVSTVNFSAGGFEAKYGDKMSSALNIYYREPEKFEVSGEASMIGGRLSTGFATGNKKLTALVSGRYRNTNLILNTLNEETDFNPRYMDFQSYLNYHVSPKFSMSFIGYYSQNDYEMIPKAKEVEFGSVNQPIKVSVFYNGREDDRYKNMMGTFSLNYRPNDKWRILLDNFAYQNREREYYSIASAYVLESFDPVTGDPVTSYDVGGQIDHARNDLMVRTYGTQLRTRFSPNVNSNIEVGFKFEKENLRDLTNEWRLVDSLGYSVPRDQVLPGVLDPSSMELYYHIAGDNSIEPTRMSAYAQYSNKFYWGRSRAYFNAGARVANWSFNKETIFSPRAQFAIKPDWKSDMLFRVAGGIYYQQPFYKEIKDLDGSFNFEIKSQRSMQLIVGNDYEFSMYDRPFKLTTELYYKKMDDLIPYFMDNVRIRYSGKNNAEGYAYGIDTRLFGEFVPGVDSWLSASYARTFENIDSRGDIARATDQRFRFAIFYQDYMPKFPKMRVNLTGIYAMGLPTGAPIMFDSNGQPSLETRYDYQKTLPSYKRVDIGLSYVFIDPKEKNKAWGFWENFEELTLGVQVFNAFNIYNTVANQWVTDVSNNYIYPVPVNLTGRFFNAKLEFRIK
- a CDS encoding PepSY-like domain-containing protein, yielding MKLINYRKISVIMAVVALSLLSCEEQKIVTPAELPEQINTWLSTKFPGATVAQASTERDGFSKNYEVTLSDGTNVEFNGKGEVTDVKSTKSLPAGIVPDKIIQYVTKNYPGSTIISWESDGNGQQAQLDNSIKLEFNKAGDFTRIDQ
- a CDS encoding universal stress protein; this encodes MKTIIIPTDFSAPSENAAFYALQLALRLNANIHLCHALRPEGPDPSLGGISMAVKNFPELREVCISRLQKLTGELQNKAAEILLNFPGVYRPEISTSCDFGDVSTIVQKTAEAKVVPMVVMGMTGAGKLDRLVFGSNTQEMIKRTKLPLLIIPFDKTFEVPSRIAYSSEMSAEDKLTAQSLAKFAGYFNAELLVAHIPNFVEVIDSREYSNRQKNFTKDFDGRFTFKSIKADNIDSGLELLKKEKIDMLVMGHENHGFLDRFIFGSYAARHASKVGLPLLIIPKRFVPQF
- the kdsA gene encoding 3-deoxy-8-phosphooctulonate synthase — its product is MIQHLNNIHHSDSTNFFLIAGPCIIEGEDMALRIAEKVITITDKYKIPYIFKGSFKKANRSRVDSFTTIGEEKSLEILRKVGETFNIPTTTDIHENDHAALAAQYVDVLQIPAFLVRQTDLLVAAAKTGKCVTLKKGQFLSPEAMKFAVEKVTDSGNTKTAIIERGNSFGYSDLVVDFRGIPTMQQYAPVILDVTHSLQQPNQSSGVTGGRPELIETIAKAGIAVGADGLFIETHPDPSCAMSDGANMLKLDRLDDLLQKLTRIREAIL
- a CDS encoding ferritin-like domain-containing protein; its protein translation is MKKTTDAGNGQGARKVEAKSSAAEGLKELFKDGLKDIVYAERALLKALPKMMNNATEPKLKSAIEDHITVTEGQVQRLEQIFEILGESSRGKKCEAIEGLIKEGESIMEETEVGPVRDAGIIAASQKIEHYEIASYGTLAAFANTLGESEIVTLLEATLAEEKEADSLLTESAYNSINFEAAEEDTK